One window of the Candidatus Phycorickettsia trachydisci genome contains the following:
- the infC gene encoding translation initiation factor IF-3, whose translation MNIRSNNQTRINNNILVKEVRLIDQNDQMIGVISTEEALRMARNANLDLVEVSSNVKPPVCKILDYGKYSYQAKKNARKAKSKQKITLIKEMRFRPNIGVGDLQTKVKNIRKFLEDGDKVKVSIMFRGREITHKEVGENLGGKIIEQLADLGAPEHTPKMEGQHFVMIFAPLKKA comes from the coding sequence ATGAACATCCGCAGCAATAATCAAACTAGAATAAACAATAATATTTTAGTAAAAGAAGTAAGACTGATTGACCAAAACGATCAAATGATAGGTGTAATCAGTACCGAAGAAGCTTTAAGAATGGCTCGAAATGCCAACTTAGATTTAGTAGAGGTTTCTTCCAATGTTAAACCTCCAGTGTGTAAAATACTTGATTACGGCAAATACAGCTATCAAGCTAAGAAAAATGCTCGTAAAGCTAAATCAAAACAAAAAATTACCTTGATCAAGGAGATGCGCTTTAGACCCAATATTGGGGTTGGCGACTTACAGACAAAAGTAAAAAATATTCGCAAATTCCTAGAGGATGGTGATAAGGTTAAGGTTTCTATTATGTTCAGAGGTCGCGAGATTACGCATAAAGAAGTTGGCGAAAATCTTGGTGGTAAAATTATTGAACAACTTGCCGATCTAGGTGCACCAGAACATACACCTAAAATGGAAGGCCAACATTTCGTTATGATTTTTGCCCCTTTGAAAAAAGCTTAA
- a CDS encoding ABC transporter permease — MSHYLSQFINNSKSRQYGFLANLTAIVLVIASLAFFSWNGKMLHIPISKIHPDEINLEWTNLIFYGMRTIFRMIIGIFISLVFSICYASIAASNKRAEQIMMPILDVLQSVPILGYISFTTAGFIALAPGSSLGFEMVAIFAIFTSQAWNITFAIYQSFKNIPSDLLEVAAIYNFSGWRTFWSVKFPFAIPGIIWNCMLSMSGAWFFIVAAECISYNGMEVSLPGIGSYIALALDQKDIHAIMASIVAMISIIFLFDQMVFQTLLVWSNKFCYSTENSSKQTHWLYTLLTGSNLCEYVINFWRKFTRLFLKIPIGVNNNSHIKVMQYPQIKEFFWVLIACFICYISISYILSFLYERVSMYDVSVVFMLTLITFLRIIILSALISLIFVPLGIYIGTRPILCSLAQPVVQMLASMPANLFFPLAYIYINRHNANPDIWLSPLLIVGSAWYLLFNIISGASQIPYDFLQVAQQFNIKGLLKYKKVLIPAIMPYYVTGLITMIGGAWNASIIAEIITWGGKGIHAHGIGSYIAIATQQNDFSKITLGISIMSFTIVLLNKLFWQKAYVYVNKKYSYVS, encoded by the coding sequence ATGTCACATTATTTATCTCAATTTATTAACAACTCTAAAAGCAGACAATACGGTTTTTTAGCTAACTTAACAGCTATTGTTTTAGTTATAGCAAGTTTAGCATTCTTTAGCTGGAATGGTAAAATGCTTCATATTCCCATTAGTAAGATACATCCAGATGAAATTAATCTTGAATGGACTAATTTGATTTTTTATGGCATGCGTACGATTTTTAGAATGATTATAGGTATATTTATTTCTTTAGTTTTTAGTATCTGTTACGCAAGTATAGCAGCTTCAAATAAGCGAGCAGAACAAATCATGATGCCTATATTAGACGTTTTACAATCCGTACCAATATTAGGTTACATATCATTTACCACGGCGGGATTTATAGCTCTTGCCCCAGGCTCAAGCTTAGGTTTTGAGATGGTAGCAATTTTTGCGATTTTTACTTCACAGGCATGGAATATTACTTTTGCTATATATCAATCATTCAAAAATATACCTTCAGACTTATTGGAGGTAGCAGCTATTTATAATTTCAGCGGTTGGAGAACGTTTTGGTCTGTTAAATTTCCTTTTGCAATACCCGGTATTATTTGGAACTGCATGCTTTCGATGTCTGGTGCTTGGTTCTTTATTGTTGCTGCAGAATGTATTAGCTATAACGGTATGGAAGTCAGCTTGCCAGGTATAGGTTCATACATAGCTCTTGCCCTTGATCAAAAGGATATACATGCGATTATGGCATCTATTGTTGCAATGATAAGTATAATATTCTTATTTGATCAAATGGTATTTCAAACATTATTGGTATGGTCTAACAAATTTTGTTACAGCACAGAGAATAGCTCTAAACAAACACATTGGTTATACACCCTCTTAACGGGTAGTAATTTGTGTGAATATGTTATAAATTTTTGGCGTAAATTTACTAGATTATTTCTCAAGATACCAATAGGCGTTAACAATAATAGTCATATTAAGGTTATGCAATATCCCCAAATCAAGGAATTTTTTTGGGTTCTAATAGCCTGTTTTATATGTTACATATCTATAAGTTATATTTTATCTTTCCTATATGAAAGAGTAAGCATGTATGACGTATCAGTGGTATTTATGCTGACTCTAATAACTTTCTTAAGGATAATAATTCTTTCAGCTCTAATTTCACTTATTTTTGTTCCTTTAGGCATTTATATAGGTACACGTCCTATTTTATGTAGCTTAGCACAGCCAGTGGTACAAATGTTAGCATCTATGCCAGCTAACTTATTCTTTCCTTTAGCATATATCTACATTAATCGCCATAATGCTAATCCTGATATTTGGCTTAGTCCATTGCTTATAGTAGGCTCTGCTTGGTACCTCCTATTTAATATCATTTCAGGAGCGTCTCAAATACCATATGACTTTTTACAGGTAGCTCAACAATTTAATATTAAAGGATTACTTAAGTACAAAAAGGTCCTAATTCCTGCAATTATGCCGTATTACGTTACTGGTCTGATTACAATGATAGGAGGTGCTTGGAATGCAAGCATCATCGCTGAAATAATAACATGGGGAGGTAAAGGTATCCATGCTCACGGCATTGGTAGTTATATTGCAATAGCCACACAGCAAAATGATTTTTCAAAGATTACTTTAGGAATATCAATAATGTCCTTCACAATCGTGCTACTAAATAAGTTGTTCTGGCAAAAAGCGTACGTGTACGTCAACAAAAAATATAGCTATGTTTCATAA
- a CDS encoding ankyrin repeat domain-containing protein, with product MKNKLKYYTSEGARMAALFVRAHKYRLSSQEYANRLNLAVVDEDAELISSMIKMRVLSYNFDRAIKHFYIASTFFTIKHASSRVLHPDEQDTIKHFLYLVSFAAPLLFEWSKGLTKSGQFGPAGLLELIAIGIISYHFQFVTGVRDVEATDLVVGPFIGMCIKEMCIIAACFLSQDKNQYCHLGKDKKIYQKALLDSINNRSIDVVKVLISELPHAILEDIVDQNGLSPLQIAVKHNNPKIFNLLVEHGFGIEFNTFSKLFDCIEMADFITPNLYNLLFLKISGTKNKFNEIKAFLNNPEFKDNLISSVPTIMNNDDILDLIMDIKGTGFMRDDELLYHAFVYGNYSAIRKLVKYCSDLNSVFLESSLERAKDDQKKSTNFIKIAVIFICNQITIDVDLFRKNLIDIDQILGIMSEGGGSDKMKEKFILNKLELLCGIANLLIAEVAIKLIEDIKDGVTGKSVTLPEEYNIKLQRFANENITKIDFSEIKKVLKNPLTKEFWQVHEILKNSLHTLYKLKSIIKHQEKWAQDLLESIEVIEEALGLFSLHYLSKTSYDESIGENDKIAHQIFGFLTSQEIGILANTCQHPENVMEPSHLLVQNKLCNMIGYDSTVESELNTLIGVTAGH from the coding sequence TTGAAAAATAAACTAAAATATTATACTAGTGAAGGAGCTAGAATGGCAGCGCTTTTTGTTAGAGCACATAAATATAGGTTATCTTCACAGGAATATGCAAATAGATTAAATTTAGCTGTCGTAGACGAGGATGCGGAATTAATTAGTTCTATGATTAAAATGCGCGTTCTTAGTTATAACTTTGACCGTGCAATCAAACATTTTTATATAGCTTCAACTTTTTTCACGATAAAACATGCCTCATCTAGAGTATTACACCCTGATGAACAAGATACAATCAAGCACTTTCTATATCTTGTGTCGTTTGCAGCTCCATTATTATTTGAGTGGTCGAAAGGTTTGACCAAAAGCGGACAATTTGGACCTGCTGGTTTATTGGAATTGATAGCTATTGGAATTATTAGCTATCATTTTCAATTTGTAACTGGAGTAAGAGATGTGGAAGCAACAGATCTTGTTGTAGGTCCATTCATTGGAATGTGCATAAAAGAGATGTGTATAATCGCTGCATGTTTTTTATCTCAAGATAAAAATCAATACTGTCACTTAGGAAAAGATAAAAAAATCTACCAAAAAGCTCTATTAGATTCCATAAACAATAGAAGTATAGATGTAGTTAAAGTATTAATATCAGAACTGCCTCACGCAATATTAGAAGATATAGTAGATCAAAATGGTTTATCTCCATTACAAATAGCTGTTAAACACAATAACCCGAAGATATTTAATTTATTAGTAGAGCATGGTTTTGGGATCGAATTTAACACATTTTCTAAGCTTTTTGATTGTATTGAAATGGCAGATTTCATTACACCTAACTTATATAATTTATTGTTCTTAAAAATATCTGGAACAAAAAACAAATTTAATGAAATAAAAGCATTTTTAAATAATCCTGAATTTAAAGATAACTTAATAAGTTCTGTGCCGACAATTATGAATAACGATGATATTTTAGATTTGATTATGGATATTAAGGGAACGGGTTTTATGAGGGATGACGAACTGTTATATCACGCTTTTGTTTATGGTAATTATAGTGCTATTAGGAAGCTAGTAAAGTATTGTTCGGACTTAAACTCCGTATTTTTAGAAAGCTCTTTAGAGAGAGCCAAAGATGATCAAAAAAAATCTACAAACTTTATTAAAATTGCGGTTATATTTATCTGCAATCAAATCACTATAGATGTTGATTTATTTCGAAAAAATTTAATCGATATAGATCAAATCTTGGGCATAATGAGTGAGGGGGGTGGTTCTGATAAGATGAAAGAAAAATTTATTCTCAATAAATTAGAATTACTATGTGGTATAGCTAATTTATTAATTGCTGAGGTAGCAATAAAATTGATAGAGGATATTAAGGATGGTGTAACAGGAAAATCAGTTACCTTACCCGAAGAATATAATATAAAACTTCAAAGATTTGCTAATGAGAATATAACTAAGATAGACTTTTCGGAAATTAAAAAAGTATTAAAAAATCCTCTAACAAAAGAATTTTGGCAGGTTCATGAAATACTTAAAAATTCTCTACATACTTTATATAAGTTGAAAAGTATCATAAAACATCAAGAAAAATGGGCACAAGATTTGTTAGAGAGTATAGAAGTGATCGAAGAAGCTTTGGGTTTATTCTCCCTGCATTACCTAAGTAAGACATCGTATGATGAGTCTATCGGTGAAAATGATAAAATCGCGCATCAAATTTTTGGTTTCTTAACATCTCAAGAAATAGGTATCTTAGCTAATACATGCCAACATCCTGAGAACGTTATGGAACCTTCTCATCTGTTAGTTCAGAATAAACTATGTAACATGATTGGTTATGATTCTACAGTTGAATCTGAATTAAATACGTTGATAGGAGTAACCGCTGGACACTAG
- the thrS gene encoding threonine--tRNA ligase codes for MSDELLTKLPSSSSINKEISAALSHDKKHPIIAIEVQGQIYDLVKAYDLKNEKINFITTKDTEKVEEIIRHDAAHVLAEAVKSLFPDVQVTIGPVIENGFYYDFSTPKPFHESDLELIEAKMKELIAQDNQFERIIWSKKKAIEHFTSIGELYKVEIIKSIPDDQEISVYKQGEFLDLCRGPHGLSTSYLKYFKLTKLAGAYWRGDSKNEMLQRVYGTAWLTQKRLDDYLYFLEEAAKRDHRKIGKDLHLFHLQDDAPGMVFWHEKGYTIWRIIENYIRDKISQHGYREVKTPTLLGRKLWEASGHWEKFGQNMFTSEVEKEVLALKPMNCPAHVQIFNQGTKSYRDLPLRMAEFGSCHRHEPSGSLHGIMRVRGFTQDDAHIFCTEEQVADETLSFCNLLTEVYKDFGFDNVRIKFSDRPTVRAGDDSVWDKAEEALKNAIALTGLSYDLNPGEGAFYGPKLEFVLKDAMGRDWQLGTLQLDFVLPERLDATYVSPSGQKVRPVMLHRVIIGTFERFIGVLLEHYNGSLPLWLSPIQVCVAGVTNEVDDYAKFVYDEICKAGIRCSIDISPDKIGYKIRNLSGQKIPFIAIVGKAEAEEKEVSVRKFGTQNNSNQKMELMEFIKYIKKESQKRGTN; via the coding sequence ATGAGTGATGAACTATTAACTAAACTGCCTTCAAGTTCCAGCATAAATAAAGAGATATCAGCAGCATTATCGCACGATAAAAAACACCCAATTATTGCTATTGAAGTTCAAGGTCAGATATATGATTTAGTAAAAGCATACGATTTGAAAAATGAGAAGATAAATTTTATTACTACAAAGGATACTGAAAAAGTCGAAGAAATTATACGTCATGATGCAGCACACGTTTTGGCTGAAGCGGTAAAAAGCCTATTCCCAGATGTGCAAGTGACAATAGGACCTGTAATTGAAAATGGTTTTTATTATGACTTTTCAACTCCAAAGCCTTTTCATGAAAGCGACCTTGAGTTGATAGAAGCAAAAATGAAGGAGCTAATAGCTCAAGACAATCAGTTCGAAAGGATAATTTGGAGCAAAAAAAAGGCAATAGAACATTTTACCTCAATAGGTGAGCTATATAAGGTTGAGATTATTAAAAGCATTCCTGATGATCAGGAAATTAGCGTATATAAGCAAGGCGAATTTTTAGATTTATGCCGTGGGCCACATGGACTTTCAACCTCTTATCTCAAATATTTCAAGTTAACTAAACTTGCTGGTGCTTACTGGAGAGGAGATAGCAAAAATGAAATGTTGCAGAGAGTTTACGGTACAGCGTGGCTAACACAAAAGCGCTTGGATGATTATCTATATTTCCTAGAAGAAGCAGCAAAACGCGACCATAGAAAAATTGGAAAAGATCTTCATCTATTTCATTTGCAAGATGATGCACCAGGAATGGTTTTTTGGCATGAAAAAGGTTATACAATTTGGCGCATTATAGAAAATTATATTAGAGATAAGATATCGCAGCATGGTTACCGTGAAGTGAAGACCCCAACACTGCTTGGCAGAAAATTATGGGAAGCTTCTGGTCATTGGGAAAAATTTGGACAAAACATGTTTACTTCAGAAGTAGAAAAAGAAGTACTAGCTCTCAAGCCAATGAACTGCCCCGCTCATGTACAAATCTTTAATCAAGGAACTAAAAGCTATAGAGATTTGCCTTTGCGTATGGCTGAATTTGGTTCATGTCATAGGCATGAGCCTTCCGGATCTCTTCACGGAATTATGAGGGTAAGAGGCTTTACTCAAGATGATGCTCATATATTTTGTACAGAAGAGCAAGTGGCAGATGAGACTCTAAGCTTTTGTAATTTGCTTACAGAAGTATATAAAGATTTTGGTTTTGATAATGTTCGAATCAAATTTTCAGACCGACCAACTGTTAGAGCGGGCGATGATTCCGTATGGGATAAAGCTGAAGAAGCTTTAAAAAATGCAATTGCGTTGACTGGTTTAAGTTACGACCTAAACCCAGGTGAAGGAGCATTTTATGGCCCAAAGCTGGAATTTGTATTAAAAGATGCAATGGGTAGAGATTGGCAGCTTGGTACTTTACAATTAGATTTTGTTTTACCAGAAAGGTTAGATGCAACCTATGTTTCACCAAGCGGACAAAAAGTTCGCCCAGTGATGTTGCATAGAGTAATTATTGGAACTTTTGAGCGTTTTATTGGGGTTTTGCTAGAGCATTATAATGGCTCCCTTCCCCTTTGGTTATCGCCTATTCAGGTATGTGTTGCAGGCGTAACAAACGAGGTTGATGATTATGCTAAATTTGTATATGATGAAATCTGTAAAGCAGGTATCAGGTGTAGCATAGATATATCACCTGACAAAATAGGTTATAAAATTCGCAATCTTTCAGGGCAAAAAATACCATTTATTGCTATTGTAGGAAAAGCGGAAGCTGAAGAAAAAGAAGTTTCTGTAAGAAAATTTGGAACACAAAATAACTCAAATCAAAAAATGGAATTAATGGAATTCATCAAGTATATCAAAAAAGAAAGTCAAAAAAGAGGCACTAACTAG
- a CDS encoding 2-oxoglutarate dehydrogenase E1 component produces MKDFLFAANAEFLEQLYQEYLANKAIPQEWQEYFDLLEGKPRQVVKAKPQENVFVKTIESSSSIKYKALRLIDAYRQKGHYLCALDPLNIDKPQAPEDLGLRLQDFDILDDKINCDINSYAFSVEIIGVAALFAKLQKTYAGSIGVEFEHIQSQAEKNWLYKEFENISNIELSQEIKQNLLSGVLEVEFFEGYLNTKFPGFKRFSIEGSESVIVAAEVFAKYCIDNPDITELIVGMSHRGRISLLTKIANKPYHKVFSEFTYEPDRNLSDHIYSSDVKYHLGYSDEKNKLCKVHVLNNPSHLESVNPVMAGVMYAKNKYELGSKHVAGLAIHGDGAFCGQGVVAETLSMTMLAGYKTKGILHIIVNNQIGFTADTDELRASRYPTEFGKIAQIPILHVNGHDLEAIYKAINLAIKYKETFNKDIIIDIFGYRKQGHNEGDEPGYTQGPMYSIIRNLIPISQNYAQTLIDQKIIGENFVTDAKKSLKDKLDSDFAKISKPVVSLLPQEDLVNPISGVQANILKELAQKIYNYPEGFAIHPKLIKLFEQKLKSIVEEEVIDWSTAEALAFASLIQEGINVRLSGQDVMRGTFSQRHSVIHSQTDSRSNYVPLNSISPNANFEVYNSFLSEFAVAGFEYGYSIAKPQDLVIWEAQFGDFANGAQIIYDQYISAALSKWKQQSSLVTLLPHGFEGQGPEHSSARIEKFLTLAAQNNVQISLCSTPASYFHLLRRQCLQQAKRPLIIFTPKSLLRHRLSTSNLKELSENTSFTKIIDDTVEIANKIVFCSGKVYYDLIEYRVQHSITNIAIVRIEQYYPFPEYEIVEVVKKYADATEIVLCQEEPQNMGAYHFLYPKMLEILPTKQIRYVCRPPSASPACGYASWHKQEQELLIKQALGS; encoded by the coding sequence ATGAAGGACTTTTTATTTGCTGCTAACGCAGAATTCTTAGAACAATTATATCAGGAATATCTTGCAAATAAAGCTATTCCTCAAGAATGGCAAGAATATTTTGATCTGCTCGAAGGCAAACCTAGGCAAGTTGTTAAGGCAAAACCTCAGGAAAATGTTTTTGTTAAAACTATAGAGTCATCAAGTTCCATTAAATACAAGGCTCTGAGGCTCATAGATGCATATAGACAAAAGGGGCATTATCTCTGTGCGCTTGACCCATTAAACATAGATAAACCACAAGCTCCTGAAGATTTGGGGTTAAGGTTGCAAGACTTTGATATACTTGATGATAAAATAAACTGCGACATAAATTCTTATGCTTTTAGTGTTGAGATCATAGGCGTTGCAGCATTATTTGCTAAATTACAAAAAACTTATGCTGGATCTATTGGCGTTGAGTTTGAACATATCCAAAGTCAGGCAGAGAAAAATTGGTTATATAAAGAATTTGAAAATATTTCTAATATTGAGTTATCGCAAGAGATAAAACAAAATTTACTTAGCGGGGTACTAGAGGTTGAATTCTTTGAGGGGTATCTTAATACAAAATTTCCTGGTTTTAAAAGATTTTCAATAGAAGGTTCCGAGAGCGTTATTGTTGCAGCTGAAGTTTTTGCTAAGTACTGCATTGACAACCCTGATATAACGGAGCTAATAGTCGGTATGTCACATCGCGGTCGCATCTCTCTTTTAACAAAAATTGCTAATAAGCCTTATCATAAGGTTTTTTCTGAGTTTACGTATGAACCGGATAGAAATTTATCAGATCATATTTATAGTTCAGATGTGAAATATCATTTAGGTTATAGCGATGAGAAAAATAAATTATGTAAAGTTCACGTATTAAATAATCCGTCGCACCTTGAATCCGTAAACCCAGTTATGGCTGGTGTGATGTATGCAAAAAATAAATATGAGCTGGGATCAAAGCATGTGGCGGGTCTTGCGATACATGGTGATGGTGCATTTTGTGGTCAAGGGGTCGTAGCTGAAACGCTTTCGATGACGATGTTGGCTGGTTATAAAACTAAAGGTATTTTGCATATTATCGTAAATAACCAAATTGGCTTTACAGCAGATACAGATGAGCTCAGAGCTTCAAGATATCCAACTGAGTTCGGGAAAATCGCGCAAATTCCAATACTGCATGTCAATGGACACGACTTAGAAGCAATCTATAAAGCGATAAATTTAGCCATTAAATACAAAGAAACTTTTAATAAAGATATAATCATCGATATATTTGGATACCGAAAACAAGGGCATAATGAAGGAGACGAGCCTGGTTACACTCAGGGCCCTATGTATAGTATTATTAGAAACTTAATTCCAATTTCTCAAAATTATGCCCAAACTCTTATAGATCAAAAAATTATAGGTGAAAATTTTGTAACAGATGCTAAAAAATCTCTGAAAGATAAGCTGGATAGTGATTTTGCTAAAATTTCTAAGCCCGTTGTGTCTCTACTACCTCAAGAAGATTTGGTAAATCCTATTTCGGGCGTGCAGGCTAACATCTTAAAAGAGCTTGCCCAAAAGATTTATAATTATCCAGAAGGTTTTGCGATACATCCAAAATTAATCAAATTATTTGAACAAAAACTTAAAAGCATTGTGGAAGAAGAGGTAATAGATTGGTCTACTGCAGAAGCTTTAGCTTTTGCTTCGCTAATTCAAGAAGGGATAAATGTGAGATTAAGTGGTCAAGATGTGATGCGAGGTACGTTTTCCCAAAGACATAGTGTGATTCACAGCCAGACTGATTCAAGAAGTAATTACGTGCCTTTAAATAGCATATCACCAAATGCAAATTTTGAAGTATATAATAGCTTTTTATCAGAATTTGCAGTAGCTGGCTTTGAGTACGGTTATTCTATCGCTAAACCACAAGATTTGGTTATTTGGGAAGCGCAATTTGGTGATTTTGCCAATGGTGCCCAAATTATCTATGATCAATATATTTCAGCGGCCTTGTCGAAATGGAAACAACAGAGTTCTTTAGTAACTTTATTGCCTCATGGTTTCGAAGGGCAGGGGCCAGAGCATAGCTCAGCTAGAATTGAGAAATTTTTGACCCTAGCTGCGCAAAATAATGTGCAAATTTCACTTTGCTCAACCCCTGCATCTTATTTTCATCTCTTAAGAAGACAATGTCTGCAGCAAGCTAAACGACCTTTAATCATTTTTACACCAAAATCATTGCTACGTCATAGACTTTCAACCTCTAACTTAAAGGAGCTTAGTGAAAATACAAGTTTTACAAAAATCATTGATGATACGGTAGAGATTGCGAATAAGATAGTTTTTTGTAGTGGTAAGGTTTATTACGACTTAATAGAGTACCGCGTGCAACACTCTATCACAAATATCGCAATTGTGCGCATAGAACAGTATTATCCTTTCCCAGAATATGAGATTGTAGAGGTGGTGAAAAAATATGCGGATGCTACTGAGATTGTATTGTGTCAGGAAGAGCCGCAAAATATGGGGGCGTATCACTTTTTATATCCAAAGATGTTAGAAATTTTGCCTACTAAACAAATAAGATATGTATGTCGCCCACCATCTGCTTCGCCTGCTTGCGGATATGCAAGTTGGCATAAGCAAGAACAAGAATTATTAATAAAACAGGCTTTAGGGAGTTAA
- the odhB gene encoding 2-oxoglutarate dehydrogenase complex dihydrolipoyllysine-residue succinyltransferase — protein MMYEIKIPSLGESITQATLLKWHRKQGDQVSLDDLLLEIETEKVTMEVRAQAKGILESILVQADQTVQIGQVVGVINEGGSVQVQAPIAAPKIDVPQPTEIKVSPAAKKIANDENIPLDNIQGSGKGGMIMKSDVLGIKVPIQEPVQTSTEDVNKVKMSRLRKTIAQRLKDSQNTAAILTTFNEVDMSAIMELRQKHKDDFEKRYKTKLGFMSFFVKAAVASLELTPIVNAQIDGDYIVYNNNCHIGVAVGTEQGLVVPVLRNAQNLSFAEIEMTIGALSVKARENKIEMKDLSGGTFTISNGGVYGSLLSTPIINPPQSAILGMHKIQERPMVIGKEIKIRPMMYLALSYDHRLIDGKEAVTFLVKIKEFLEEPEKLLLDL, from the coding sequence ATCATGTATGAAATTAAAATACCGTCACTTGGAGAATCTATCACTCAAGCGACTCTATTGAAGTGGCATAGAAAGCAAGGGGATCAAGTGAGTCTTGACGATTTACTGTTAGAAATAGAAACGGAAAAAGTGACCATGGAAGTCAGGGCTCAGGCGAAAGGTATATTAGAGTCAATTTTGGTCCAAGCAGATCAAACCGTGCAAATAGGTCAGGTCGTAGGGGTAATAAATGAAGGTGGCTCGGTTCAAGTACAAGCTCCTATCGCGGCTCCTAAAATAGATGTACCTCAGCCAACTGAAATTAAAGTTTCACCTGCTGCAAAAAAAATTGCAAATGATGAAAATATTCCTTTAGACAATATCCAAGGCAGCGGTAAGGGAGGAATGATAATGAAGTCTGATGTATTGGGTATTAAAGTACCTATACAAGAACCTGTGCAAACTAGTACTGAAGATGTAAATAAAGTGAAAATGTCTCGTTTGCGTAAAACGATTGCTCAAAGACTTAAAGATTCACAAAATACCGCAGCAATTCTTACGACATTTAATGAGGTGGATATGTCTGCAATTATGGAGTTGCGTCAAAAGCATAAGGATGATTTTGAAAAAAGGTATAAAACTAAACTTGGCTTTATGTCTTTCTTTGTCAAAGCAGCAGTTGCTAGCCTTGAATTAACGCCTATTGTTAATGCTCAGATTGATGGTGACTATATTGTGTATAACAATAATTGTCATATTGGGGTTGCTGTTGGAACTGAGCAAGGTTTAGTAGTTCCAGTATTGCGTAATGCACAAAATTTAAGTTTTGCAGAAATAGAGATGACAATTGGTGCCTTGTCCGTAAAGGCACGTGAAAATAAGATTGAAATGAAAGACTTATCTGGGGGTACATTCACTATCTCAAATGGTGGAGTTTATGGTTCGCTATTATCGACTCCAATTATCAATCCTCCTCAATCGGCTATATTAGGAATGCATAAGATTCAAGAAAGACCAATGGTGATTGGTAAAGAGATTAAAATAAGGCCAATGATGTACCTAGCGCTTTCTTACGATCATCGTTTAATTGATGGAAAAGAGGCGGTGACATTTTTGGTTAAGATAAAGGAATTTTTAGAAGAGCCTGAAAAGCTATTATTAGATCTATAA